One part of the Streptomyces lydicus genome encodes these proteins:
- the rutA gene encoding pyrimidine utilization protein A, with protein sequence MDIGVFIPIGNNGWLISKSSPQYMPTFELNKAVVQKAEEHGLDFALSMIKLKGFGGDTEFWDHCLESFTLMAGLAAVTERIKLYASTPILALPPAIVARMAATVDSIAPGRFGVNIVTGWAPGEYAQMGMWPGDEHFSNRYDRAGEYVTVLKELWSEGVSDFKGEFYEMTDCVLSPRPANGHIDIVAAGQSSLGMRFAAEHADYNFVLGSGVNTPLELSDTTAALMREARATGRDVGVMSLFMVIADETDEAARAKWRDYHDNADLAALAYMAGETAADSTDDESATARTISLPEGAVNFNMGTLVGSFETVARMLDEIAEVSGTKGIMLVFDDFLEGIENFGKRIQPLMRSRPTPAVQKPSRR encoded by the coding sequence ATGGACATCGGTGTTTTCATCCCCATCGGCAACAACGGCTGGCTCATATCGAAGAGCTCTCCGCAGTACATGCCGACCTTCGAACTCAACAAGGCGGTGGTGCAGAAGGCCGAGGAGCACGGCCTCGACTTCGCCCTGTCGATGATCAAGCTCAAGGGCTTCGGTGGTGACACGGAGTTCTGGGATCACTGTCTTGAGTCGTTCACGCTGATGGCCGGCCTGGCGGCCGTGACCGAGCGGATCAAGCTGTACGCCTCGACGCCCATTCTCGCCCTGCCGCCGGCGATCGTCGCGCGGATGGCGGCCACCGTCGACTCCATCGCCCCCGGGCGGTTCGGGGTCAATATTGTCACCGGCTGGGCGCCCGGCGAGTACGCGCAGATGGGCATGTGGCCCGGGGACGAGCATTTCAGCAACCGCTACGACCGGGCCGGTGAATACGTCACCGTGCTGAAGGAGCTGTGGAGCGAGGGCGTCAGCGACTTCAAGGGCGAGTTCTATGAGATGACCGACTGCGTACTGTCGCCACGGCCGGCGAACGGCCACATCGACATCGTCGCAGCCGGACAGAGCAGCCTCGGCATGCGGTTCGCCGCCGAGCACGCCGACTACAACTTCGTCCTGGGCAGCGGCGTCAACACCCCCCTCGAACTCTCGGACACCACCGCCGCGCTCATGCGTGAGGCGCGGGCTACCGGCCGCGACGTCGGCGTGATGTCACTGTTCATGGTTATCGCGGACGAGACCGATGAGGCGGCCCGCGCGAAGTGGCGGGACTATCACGACAACGCCGACCTCGCGGCGCTGGCGTACATGGCGGGGGAGACGGCCGCCGACTCGACGGACGACGAGTCGGCCACCGCCCGGACCATTTCGCTGCCCGAGGGCGCCGTGAACTTCAACATGGGTACGCTCGTCGGCTCGTTCGAGACCGTCGCCAGGATGCTGGACGAGATCGCCGAGGTGTCCGGTACCAAGGGGATCATGCTGGTCTTCGACGACTTCCTCGAAGGAATCGAGAATTTCGGGAAGCGCATCCAGCCGCTGATGAGGTCCCGGCCGACGCCGGCGGTGCAGAAACCATCTCGCCGGTAG
- a CDS encoding SDR family NAD(P)-dependent oxidoreductase — protein MSEQRVVLVTGGGTGIGAATARLLRTAGHQVVISGRRPEPLRRVAEETGALAHPSDAADPEAVRELVETTVTAYGRLDGVVLNAGIGRGGAVGDTEVEDWEALIRTNLTGPFLLLRAALPHLLAARGAVVAVASVGALRNSPGNAAYATSKAGLLHLCRSLAVDYGPQGLRSNAVCPGWVRTEMADQRMARFAAEAGLAGGVEAAYEEANRLTPAGRPGDPQEVAEAIDWLLSPAASYVNGAVLTVDGGGTTLGVGGAAFDYRIEARTPHL, from the coding sequence ATGTCGGAACAGCGTGTTGTCCTGGTGACGGGCGGGGGAACGGGCATCGGGGCCGCCACCGCCCGGCTGCTGCGCACCGCCGGGCACCAAGTCGTGATCTCCGGGCGGCGGCCCGAGCCACTGCGTCGGGTGGCCGAGGAGACCGGAGCGCTGGCCCACCCTTCCGACGCCGCCGACCCCGAGGCCGTGCGCGAGCTCGTCGAGACGACGGTGACGGCCTACGGGAGACTCGACGGTGTGGTGCTCAACGCCGGCATCGGGCGGGGCGGCGCGGTCGGCGACACCGAGGTCGAGGACTGGGAAGCGCTGATACGCACCAACCTCACCGGCCCGTTCCTGCTGCTGCGTGCCGCGCTGCCGCATCTGCTGGCAGCCCGCGGCGCGGTCGTCGCGGTCGCCTCGGTCGGCGCGCTCCGCAACAGCCCCGGCAACGCCGCCTATGCGACGTCCAAGGCGGGTTTGCTCCACCTCTGCCGCTCCCTCGCCGTCGACTACGGGCCGCAGGGGCTGCGGTCCAACGCGGTGTGCCCGGGCTGGGTGCGTACGGAGATGGCCGACCAGCGGATGGCGCGATTCGCGGCGGAGGCGGGGCTGGCGGGCGGTGTCGAGGCGGCGTACGAGGAGGCGAACCGGTTGACTCCCGCCGGACGGCCGGGTGATCCGCAGGAGGTCGCCGAGGCGATCGACTGGCTGCTGTCGCCCGCCGCGTCCTACGTCAACGGGGCCGTCCTCACCGTCGACGGCGGGGGGACCACGCTCGGCGTCGGCGGTGCCGCCTTCGACTACCGGATCGAGGCGCGCACCCCGCACCTGTAA
- a CDS encoding ParA family protein, translating into MNLKPGVGKTTSAVWLAHALHELGLSPLLVDGDPAASALRWSELAGGFPFPVVALPVGDVHRRVNDFLGNRQAVVLDAPQLEDHPRIARSIMRYAGEWIVPVTPAPIELDRMAPIRGEMADVQSLRAEPARTAVLLNRTNRPDATRTGPDADAREALTERGFVVLGTQIARLDLYAQSFGNSVQAKGSAYMDFAEELIKRQEEA; encoded by the coding sequence GTGAACCTCAAGCCCGGCGTCGGAAAGACGACGAGTGCGGTGTGGTTGGCCCATGCGCTTCATGAGTTGGGACTGTCGCCCCTGCTGGTCGACGGTGACCCAGCCGCTTCCGCGCTGCGCTGGAGCGAGCTGGCCGGTGGCTTTCCGTTTCCGGTGGTCGCCCTGCCGGTGGGGGACGTCCATCGCCGCGTGAACGACTTCCTCGGCAATCGGCAGGCCGTCGTGCTCGATGCGCCCCAGCTGGAGGACCATCCCCGCATTGCCCGCAGCATCATGAGGTACGCCGGTGAGTGGATCGTGCCCGTGACCCCCGCCCCCATCGAACTGGACCGGATGGCACCCATTCGCGGCGAGATGGCGGACGTGCAGTCCCTGCGTGCCGAGCCTGCCCGCACGGCGGTCCTGCTCAATCGCACCAACCGTCCTGATGCCACGCGCACCGGGCCCGATGCCGACGCTCGCGAGGCACTGACCGAGCGGGGTTTCGTGGTTCTGGGCACCCAGATCGCGCGGCTCGACCTCTACGCCCAATCTTTCGGGAACTCGGTCCAGGCCAAGGGTTCGGCGTACATGGACTTCGCGGAAGAACTGATCAAGCGTCAGGAAGAGGCATGA
- a CDS encoding keywimysin-related RiPP, with protein sequence MKKAYEAPTLVRLGSFRKKTGLLNSSGNDRLILSKN encoded by the coding sequence ATGAAGAAGGCTTACGAAGCGCCGACGCTCGTCCGACTGGGTTCGTTCCGGAAGAAGACCGGGCTCCTGAACAGCTCCGGAAACGACCGGCTGATCCTGAGCAAGAACTGA